In Dasypus novemcinctus isolate mDasNov1 chromosome 23, mDasNov1.1.hap2, whole genome shotgun sequence, the following proteins share a genomic window:
- the C23H16orf90 gene encoding uncharacterized protein C16orf90 homolog — MEALVCAFSELRIREDAVSWARGRASHPDTPPNVYEGGLGAQQQQCPSTPGSKPKNFRLRHLRGLALYLPAHVPPAGQPESHWLGRLMAGGCLPRPERTAWALVPPQGTLGPAHGRRPALLEARLPRDSLGSTDSSSSMDPPKRAPSPPSAPEGLGLRPKRSWGSLEESTCPLCKRTRDGALEKP; from the exons ATGGAAGCCTTGGTCTGTGCCTTCTCTGAGCTGCGCATAAGAGAAG ATGCAGTGAGCTGGGCGCGCGGTCGCGCCAGCCACCCCGACACGCCCCCCAACGTCTACGAgggggggctgggggcccagCAGCAGCAGTGCCCCAGCACCCCGGGGAGCAAGCCCAAGAACTTCCGGCTGCGTCACCTCCGGGGGCTGGCGCTCTACCTGCCGGCCCACGTGCCGCCCGCAGGTCAGCCGGAGAGCCACTGGCTGGGCCGGCTCATGGCCGGGGGCTGCCTGCCGCGGCCCGAGCGCACGGCCTGGGCGCTGGTTCCGCCCCAGGGGACCCTGGGCCCAGCGCACGGCCGCCGCCCAGCCCTTCTGGAAGCCCGGCTGCCCAGGGACAGCCTGGGAAGCACAG ATTCCAGTTCTAGCATGGACCCACCCAAgagggccccctccccacccagtgcCCCTGAGGGCTTGGGGCTCAGACCCAAGAGGTCCTGGGGGTCCTTGGAAGAGTCCACGTGTCCCTTGTGCAAGAGAACCCGTGATGGGGCGCTGGAGAAGCCATAG